One segment of Rhodopirellula baltica SH 1 DNA contains the following:
- a CDS encoding anthranilate synthase component II: MILLLDNYDSFVHNVARYLRVAARRNRAGNNLPMEDEPGKGLQTKVVRSDSLSVEQIIEMNPSAIVISPGPHGPESAGCSLDVVQRLAGKIPILGICLGHQTIAAAYGAKVVVGPPMHGMAVPVNHRGVSVFAGLPSTIEVGRYHSLRVDAATLPKSLQITAWAADDPTLIMGLADHRRCVHGVQFHPESLLTQGGLAMFEHFIGMAQRHQPEHQPSVQGSRFQRTTIPPISISQPDAGGGATS; encoded by the coding sequence TTGATACTGCTACTCGACAACTACGACTCCTTCGTTCACAACGTCGCGCGTTATCTCCGCGTCGCTGCTCGCCGGAACCGCGCAGGCAACAACTTGCCGATGGAAGACGAACCCGGCAAAGGGTTGCAAACGAAGGTCGTCCGCAGTGATTCGTTGTCGGTGGAACAGATCATTGAGATGAATCCAAGTGCGATCGTGATCTCACCCGGTCCCCATGGCCCCGAATCCGCAGGATGTTCGCTGGATGTGGTCCAACGGCTCGCGGGCAAAATTCCAATTCTAGGAATCTGCCTCGGACATCAAACCATCGCGGCCGCCTACGGTGCGAAAGTCGTCGTCGGTCCGCCGATGCACGGGATGGCCGTTCCAGTCAATCATCGCGGCGTGAGTGTGTTCGCTGGATTGCCTTCCACCATCGAAGTCGGACGATATCACTCGCTTCGAGTGGATGCTGCGACGCTGCCAAAGTCATTGCAGATCACCGCGTGGGCAGCGGACGATCCAACATTGATCATGGGACTAGCAGATCACCGACGCTGCGTTCATGGGGTCCAGTTCCATCCCGAGTCTTTGCTCACGCAAGGCGGACTGGCCATGTTTGAACACTTCATCGGAATGGCTCAAAGGCATCAACCCGAACACCAACCGTCGGTCCAAGGTTCACGCTTTCAACGCACGACCATTCCGCCGATCTCGATTTCGCAACCCGACGCCGGTGGGGGTGCGACGTCATGA
- a CDS encoding DUF447 domain-containing protein — protein MILESLVTTLDEQGRINLAPLGPIVLPPQSPGGLPQFLLRPYEGSTTCDNLLASGNAVIHVIDDALLIAKTAIGKVDASDLVVPIPGLEDTHVRLKRCHRWFAVRVTQRAGTPPRHELTARCLASGLVDPFFGFNRAKHAVIEAAVAATRLHLLPPEEIEEELERARIAIEKTGGEPEREALQLIRRHVRESSIS, from the coding sequence ATGATCTTGGAATCATTGGTCACGACACTCGACGAACAGGGACGCATCAACCTGGCACCGCTGGGACCGATCGTGTTGCCACCGCAATCGCCTGGTGGCCTTCCGCAGTTCTTGCTTCGTCCCTACGAGGGATCGACCACTTGCGACAATTTGCTCGCAAGTGGAAACGCCGTCATTCATGTGATCGACGATGCTCTACTGATCGCGAAAACAGCGATTGGCAAAGTCGACGCGAGCGATTTGGTCGTCCCCATTCCTGGATTGGAAGACACCCATGTGCGATTGAAGCGATGTCATCGTTGGTTCGCCGTTCGAGTCACGCAGCGTGCCGGAACGCCACCACGACACGAGCTCACCGCGAGATGTCTGGCTTCGGGATTGGTCGACCCATTTTTTGGATTCAATCGTGCCAAGCATGCGGTGATCGAAGCCGCTGTTGCCGCCACGCGGTTGCATCTGCTGCCTCCCGAGGAAATCGAAGAAGAACTCGAGCGAGCTCGAATCGCGATCGAAAAAACCGGCGGTGAGCCTGAGCGAGAAGCGTTGCAATTGATTCGGCGACACGTGCGAGAGTCGTCGATCTCATGA
- a CDS encoding GHMP family kinase ATP-binding protein, whose product MSVEVRTGARLHFGLLDVAPPFGGCGVMIDGPLTCVRVSSSTTFECDQRHRDRILGIVDRWQQMTGRATRPAVTIEVVSAAPSHNGLGSGTQLSLAISLALLKQTSAERPTRECVLRLANRGRRSAVGSHGFFEPGLIVEGLDRGQASDRERADGCQLNPIDRRISLPDSWRAGVVLMDAALPSETISGDEEQQQFDALQPASDEVRSRLVDILTRELIPSVEHSDFDSFADAITRYNRSSGELFSSVQGGPYNGEATTRLIEQLIASGHSGVGQSSWGPGVFTWFESEEAAALASRDWDKRFPGTKLLVQRPLRNAKHH is encoded by the coding sequence ATGAGCGTCGAAGTTCGAACGGGAGCCCGTCTGCATTTTGGATTGTTGGATGTTGCGCCACCCTTTGGCGGATGCGGCGTCATGATCGACGGGCCGCTCACCTGTGTTCGCGTGAGTTCGTCGACGACGTTCGAATGTGACCAACGCCATCGCGATCGCATTCTCGGGATCGTCGATCGCTGGCAGCAAATGACCGGCCGAGCGACTCGGCCTGCCGTGACCATCGAAGTCGTGTCGGCGGCACCGTCGCATAACGGGCTGGGGAGTGGAACTCAACTCTCGCTCGCGATTTCGCTGGCATTGCTGAAGCAAACTTCCGCGGAACGGCCGACACGCGAATGTGTCTTGCGATTGGCCAACCGAGGTCGACGAAGCGCGGTCGGCTCACATGGATTTTTTGAACCCGGGTTGATCGTCGAAGGCCTGGACCGCGGTCAAGCCAGCGATCGCGAACGAGCCGACGGTTGCCAACTCAATCCAATCGACCGAAGGATCTCACTTCCGGATTCGTGGCGTGCTGGTGTTGTATTGATGGACGCCGCATTGCCAAGTGAAACGATCAGTGGTGATGAGGAACAACAACAGTTCGATGCGCTGCAACCAGCTAGCGACGAAGTGCGATCCAGACTGGTCGATATCCTCACCCGTGAACTCATTCCGTCGGTCGAACACTCTGACTTCGACTCGTTCGCCGATGCAATCACACGCTACAACCGTTCCAGTGGCGAACTGTTCTCATCTGTTCAAGGTGGTCCATACAACGGTGAAGCGACAACGCGTTTGATCGAGCAGTTGATTGCTTCCGGCCATAGCGGTGTCGGACAGAGCAGCTGGGGTCCCGGAGTATTCACGTGGTTCGAAAGTGAAGAAGCGGCGGCGTTGGCATCGCGGGACTGGGACAAACGATTTCCCGGAACAAAGTTGCTGGTGCAACGTCCTCTCCGCAACGCGAAACATCACTAA
- a CDS encoding tRNA (cytidine(34)-2'-O)-methyltransferase: MLRPIANRKNVTLMSDSLPLSVQPPAHVVLYQPEIPQNTGNIGRTCVAVGAKLWIVEPASFQFDEKRLRRAGLDYWQYLDWEPVPSWDALCERLNPERFFFFSKFAKRTVWEAEFALGDVLVFGRETSGLPASILKPDDPRSLRLPMREQVRSLNLSVTAGIALYEHQRQTIDLLPA, encoded by the coding sequence ATGTTGCGGCCCATCGCCAATCGTAAAAATGTGACGTTGATGTCCGACAGTCTTCCCTTATCCGTGCAGCCACCCGCCCACGTCGTCCTCTATCAGCCGGAGATTCCTCAGAACACGGGGAATATTGGCCGAACCTGTGTCGCTGTGGGGGCAAAACTTTGGATCGTTGAACCCGCTTCGTTTCAATTCGATGAAAAAAGACTGCGTCGTGCCGGACTGGATTATTGGCAGTACCTGGACTGGGAACCGGTCCCCTCTTGGGACGCTCTTTGCGAACGACTGAACCCGGAGCGATTTTTCTTCTTTTCGAAGTTCGCCAAACGGACGGTTTGGGAAGCCGAATTCGCTTTGGGCGACGTGCTGGTTTTCGGTCGAGAAACCAGTGGTTTGCCAGCATCGATCTTGAAGCCCGATGACCCAAGATCGCTTCGGTTGCCGATGCGAGAGCAAGTCCGGAGTCTGAACTTGAGTGTCACAGCAGGCATCGCCTTGTACGAACATCAACGTCAGACCATTGATCTGTTGCCTGCTTAG
- a CDS encoding 3-keto-disaccharide hydrolase, with amino-acid sequence MNLHLNQRLPLCVALCLAAFTTSHAQDATDTQSGWATLFNGKDLSGWHGQPHFDPYKLAEMSDEERASKIEEWTADAKSHWSVENGELVNDGHGAYLTTDEGYSDYELKLEYRTVAKADSGIYLKGTPQVQIWDTTDEGKFNLGANLGSGALWNNSPGAAGKDPLVLADKPFGEWNTVHVIQVGSRTSVWLNGKQTVDHAIMENYWRRGEPLPASGPIQLQTHGGEIRWRNIQVRQLDTDEANDILASKHNDNFTSVFDGKTLEGWIGAVADYEVTEDGSIQCQKGRGGNLLTEKEYGDFSVRLRFRLPERGNNGLAIRAPKEGNPAYAAMTELQVLDNDHPAYAKLDERQYHGSAYGMAAAKRGYLRPVGEWNFQQVTVIGPTIRVELNGNVILDTDVSKIDDYMAGSAHPGKTRTSGHFGFAGHNDPVEFKDISIREEN; translated from the coding sequence ATGAACCTACACCTGAACCAACGCTTACCGCTTTGCGTGGCCTTGTGCCTCGCCGCCTTCACAACATCGCACGCGCAAGACGCCACCGACACTCAGTCCGGTTGGGCGACGCTTTTCAACGGCAAAGACCTGTCGGGATGGCACGGCCAACCACACTTCGACCCTTACAAACTTGCTGAGATGTCCGATGAAGAACGGGCGTCCAAAATCGAAGAGTGGACCGCAGACGCGAAATCACATTGGTCGGTTGAAAACGGGGAGTTGGTCAACGACGGCCACGGTGCATACTTAACAACGGACGAAGGCTATTCCGACTACGAATTGAAATTGGAATACCGAACCGTCGCCAAGGCGGACAGCGGCATCTACTTGAAAGGCACCCCTCAAGTCCAAATCTGGGACACCACCGACGAAGGCAAGTTCAACCTGGGAGCCAACCTGGGCAGCGGTGCTCTCTGGAACAACTCACCCGGTGCGGCAGGCAAAGATCCTTTGGTTTTGGCTGACAAACCCTTTGGTGAATGGAACACAGTTCACGTCATCCAAGTCGGTTCACGAACCTCCGTGTGGCTCAACGGCAAACAAACCGTCGATCACGCGATCATGGAAAACTATTGGCGTCGCGGAGAGCCATTGCCCGCTTCCGGTCCGATTCAATTGCAGACGCATGGCGGTGAAATCCGCTGGCGCAACATTCAAGTTCGGCAATTGGACACTGACGAGGCGAACGACATTCTCGCATCCAAACACAACGACAACTTCACTTCGGTGTTCGACGGAAAGACGTTGGAAGGTTGGATCGGAGCCGTCGCGGATTACGAAGTGACCGAAGACGGCTCGATTCAATGTCAAAAAGGCCGCGGTGGCAACTTGCTGACGGAAAAAGAATATGGCGACTTCTCCGTCCGCTTGCGATTCCGCTTGCCCGAACGCGGCAACAATGGTTTGGCAATTCGGGCTCCCAAAGAAGGAAACCCCGCCTACGCCGCGATGACTGAGTTGCAAGTGCTGGACAACGATCACCCCGCCTACGCAAAGCTCGATGAACGCCAATACCACGGGTCGGCATACGGAATGGCGGCAGCGAAACGTGGCTACCTACGTCCCGTCGGTGAATGGAACTTCCAACAAGTCACCGTTATCGGACCAACGATCCGAGTCGAACTGAATGGCAACGTGATCCTGGACACGGATGTATCGAAGATCGACGACTACATGGCTGGCAGTGCTCACCCGGGTAAAACCCGAACTTCAGGTCACTTTGGATTCGCCGGCCACAATGATCCGGTCGAGTTCAAGGACATCTCCATTCGTGAAGAAAACTGA
- a CDS encoding tRNA-uridine aminocarboxypropyltransferase: MAFHLSHTRIRHFPIDILSPPSNETPIESDEPKRCHACFRPRSLCFCELIPKVANQTDVLIMQHRRERSHPFNTARIVGQSLQKCRVMVAYNHELAERFATMPLSDGVGLLYPGDNAKLLSDLSPEERPKQLVVIDGTWHHAKTLFRDIPRLQTLPRYRLAPSQPGRYRIRREPNEHALSTLEATVAALSAIEPTTPGFDRLLDVFDRMIADQIGHAKSNWRLNETRRRGSANVPRVLTEDVSKIVVAYGEQERGNTDNATATDSHSPAPLFWNAVRMGTGEFFRCAIQSESLTDESFMRRLRLTTEELEPLVTVDEFRERWRTFVRPDDRVATFHRSTSKLLEDIGADFSPSIVLKSINLNPQTKESDPRTPAILSDQTSNSRPLRRLAWAVRFVEELVQHSAN, from the coding sequence GTGGCGTTTCATCTATCGCACACTCGCATCAGACACTTCCCGATCGACATTTTATCTCCACCCTCAAACGAAACTCCGATCGAATCGGACGAGCCCAAACGCTGTCACGCCTGTTTTCGCCCACGATCGCTTTGCTTTTGCGAACTGATCCCAAAGGTCGCCAATCAAACCGACGTGTTGATCATGCAACATCGTCGCGAGCGGTCGCATCCGTTCAACACCGCTCGAATCGTTGGCCAATCGTTGCAGAAATGTCGGGTCATGGTTGCTTACAATCATGAATTGGCCGAGCGATTTGCGACGATGCCCCTCAGCGACGGCGTTGGACTGTTGTATCCCGGCGACAATGCCAAACTGCTCTCGGACTTGTCGCCGGAGGAGCGACCAAAGCAACTGGTCGTCATCGATGGCACTTGGCATCACGCCAAGACGCTCTTTCGCGACATTCCGCGTTTGCAGACGCTTCCTCGGTATCGACTCGCGCCATCTCAACCGGGCCGATACCGGATCCGTCGCGAACCAAATGAGCACGCTCTCTCAACGCTCGAAGCGACCGTCGCGGCCTTGTCGGCGATCGAACCCACCACACCCGGATTCGATCGTCTGTTAGACGTGTTCGATCGAATGATCGCGGATCAGATCGGGCATGCAAAATCCAATTGGCGACTCAACGAAACTCGACGCCGGGGATCCGCCAACGTGCCACGAGTGTTGACCGAAGATGTGAGCAAGATTGTGGTCGCCTATGGCGAACAGGAGCGAGGCAACACCGACAATGCAACTGCAACAGATTCTCACTCACCGGCACCACTGTTTTGGAACGCGGTTCGAATGGGAACGGGCGAATTCTTCCGCTGTGCGATCCAGTCCGAATCGCTGACTGACGAATCCTTCATGCGTCGCCTCCGTTTGACTACAGAGGAATTGGAACCGCTTGTCACAGTGGATGAGTTTCGCGAACGCTGGCGAACCTTTGTCCGCCCCGATGATCGCGTTGCTACCTTCCATCGCAGCACTTCCAAGTTGCTGGAAGACATCGGGGCAGATTTTTCCCCGAGCATCGTTCTGAAGTCAATCAATCTGAATCCACAAACCAAAGAAAGCGATCCGCGAACGCCCGCGATCCTATCCGACCAAACCAGCAACTCCCGTCCGCTACGACGATTGGCTTGGGCGGTTCGATTCGTCGAAGAATTGGTGCAGCACTCCGCAAACTGA
- a CDS encoding carbohydrate-binding domain-containing protein, which translates to MNRLPRRRSPKFTSKRSQSSTANWLVDELEPRLLLAGDAGQEISFAWDASGIEVQAIGDTGQEILEVIYNEERISYFRVSDQWETYQINVDYTSIDPSLLRIHFVNDFYDPAQGIDRNVQLGSVTIGDQVLDSNAADVFSTGTWIPEDGVVSGQGRGSVLNTNGYLQYGTPTGSELVVYARGDQGGEKMNVLAGSFRSDSISLTTEMTAYKFYLNTDLKPNSVRVEFINDLYRPDPGIDYNLVVDRIEIDGVVHQTEDPSTFAQGVYRNGSITSGNWQTERLEGRGHFQFSANEYTSERYTLDDSIASSGVSIITPERPFEVEHAITSQDESAVGWNQYFWGESGEYQKIIQVQLFDENGSALKSFNNGEPVELIQAAKQFLNNDSLKSTQFSLQNLEVDSQDRLLARLQVFNYDGYFRSYSNVLVRLTENGQLDASFGDGGFVQASLGGISSRASMTMDSQDRILLGNDVSIARYNADGTADNSFGINGATNIPTPQEPNFYSAESQILTRPDNSIIVLWGFPSNESTNAGWLIQLNEDGSTGTWFGDEGFANIPHQQFSEYSSYGERFERVVLDDEGRLTVLGTQVSLRFTIDGQIDSSFGDGGRLILPSSIVTDGVLLFDNTAGAFDIDSQGRYIVSYLNGVARITPDGQLDTSFSTDGISGHNPDEIGNLQPYSLKEWEFDSNGDVRTLAQNDDGFGIAYWQLV; encoded by the coding sequence ATGAACCGTCTTCCACGGCGTCGCTCACCTAAGTTTACGTCGAAACGTTCGCAATCATCGACGGCGAATTGGTTGGTCGACGAACTGGAACCGCGGTTGTTGTTGGCGGGTGACGCAGGTCAGGAAATCAGCTTTGCGTGGGACGCATCTGGAATCGAGGTGCAGGCGATCGGGGACACTGGGCAAGAGATCCTGGAAGTGATCTACAACGAAGAAAGGATCTCGTACTTCCGCGTCAGCGACCAATGGGAGACCTATCAGATCAATGTGGACTACACCTCGATTGATCCGAGCCTGTTACGAATTCATTTTGTGAACGATTTCTATGACCCTGCACAGGGAATCGATCGGAATGTTCAACTTGGATCAGTGACGATTGGTGATCAGGTCCTCGACAGCAACGCGGCGGACGTCTTCTCAACGGGAACTTGGATCCCCGAGGACGGTGTAGTCTCCGGCCAAGGACGTGGCAGCGTGCTGAACACAAACGGTTACTTGCAATACGGCACGCCCACCGGATCAGAACTCGTCGTCTACGCTCGAGGTGACCAAGGCGGCGAGAAAATGAACGTTTTAGCGGGCTCGTTCCGTTCAGACTCAATCAGCCTGACCACCGAAATGACGGCCTACAAGTTCTATCTCAATACCGACTTGAAACCGAACTCGGTACGGGTGGAGTTCATCAACGACTTGTACCGACCTGATCCAGGCATTGATTACAACTTGGTCGTCGATCGGATCGAAATTGACGGGGTGGTTCATCAAACCGAGGATCCCTCCACGTTTGCACAAGGAGTCTATCGAAATGGATCGATCACATCCGGAAACTGGCAAACGGAGCGATTGGAAGGACGCGGACACTTTCAGTTCTCTGCAAATGAATACACGAGCGAACGCTACACGTTGGACGATTCGATCGCGAGTTCAGGTGTCTCAATCATCACCCCCGAGCGTCCATTTGAAGTCGAACATGCAATCACTTCCCAAGACGAATCCGCAGTCGGTTGGAACCAGTATTTCTGGGGTGAGTCGGGTGAATACCAAAAGATCATCCAAGTCCAACTGTTCGACGAAAATGGATCCGCTCTGAAATCGTTCAACAACGGCGAGCCTGTTGAACTGATCCAGGCCGCGAAGCAGTTCCTCAACAATGATTCGCTAAAATCCACGCAGTTTTCATTGCAGAACCTCGAGGTGGATTCGCAAGATCGTCTGCTGGCGCGTCTTCAGGTTTTCAACTATGACGGATACTTCCGCAGCTATTCCAATGTCCTGGTTCGCTTGACAGAAAACGGCCAGTTGGACGCCTCATTTGGTGATGGCGGTTTTGTTCAGGCTTCCCTCGGAGGCATCAGCTCGAGGGCATCCATGACAATGGATTCGCAGGATCGAATCCTGCTCGGCAACGACGTGTCAATTGCACGCTACAACGCGGACGGAACGGCAGACAACAGTTTCGGAATCAATGGTGCAACGAACATCCCGACGCCGCAGGAACCGAATTTCTATTCGGCGGAATCGCAGATTCTTACCCGTCCAGACAACTCCATCATTGTGCTGTGGGGGTTCCCCTCCAATGAGAGCACAAATGCGGGATGGTTGATCCAACTGAATGAAGATGGCAGCACAGGAACCTGGTTTGGCGACGAAGGCTTCGCGAACATTCCCCACCAACAGTTTTCTGAATACTCATCCTACGGCGAGCGGTTTGAACGCGTGGTGCTGGACGACGAAGGAAGGCTCACCGTCCTGGGAACCCAAGTCTCGCTTCGATTCACCATTGACGGCCAGATTGACTCCAGCTTCGGTGACGGAGGTCGCCTGATTTTGCCGAGTTCCATCGTGACCGACGGAGTATTATTGTTCGACAACACGGCGGGGGCCTTCGATATCGATAGCCAAGGCCGATACATCGTTTCCTACCTCAACGGTGTCGCTCGGATCACGCCGGACGGGCAACTGGATACGTCGTTCAGCACCGACGGGATATCTGGTCACAACCCTGACGAAATCGGAAACCTGCAGCCCTACTCACTGAAAGAGTGGGAATTCGATTCGAACGGCGATGTTCGAACCTTGGCACAAAACGATGACGGCTTCGGCATCGCCTACTGGCAACTCGTTTGA
- a CDS encoding DUF7133 domain-containing protein — translation MVICKMLRTLCPVIALLLTVLFGDVVRADEENDYYRMVSIAAPEAQTESRDPNWKPSDDGIALEVSGIAVLSPSRLAVAIRKGEVWLLDGVDEVTGDDDSERVSYHRFATALHEPLGLLHHDDSLITVQRTEMTRLRDTTGDDVADEYETIASGWGVSGHYHEYAYGPKLDPDGNLWMTLNIGMGLKGEQLKQIVPDAPFGYRQAAWRGWAMKVTPRGTLQPVCAGMRSPSGLGANADGDMFYTDQQGNWVATNSLNHMRPGAFFHHPESLASMELEGSTIHDVAKVPNGIAYPEALKRFPQMQPPAVWFPYKKAGQSATDILLDSSGGGFGPFAGQLFVGEFTQASINRVFLEKVDGEYQGACFPFRRGFASAVLRMAQAEDGSVYVGLTNRGWSSLGTSPYGLQRLTWTGETPFEIQEMRAKPDGFELVFTRPVDVESASDVRSYGMTSHTYLYQSSYGSDEVLKRHLNIRKAIVSEDRMRVELKVDGLRELFVHELDAHGVLDANGKPLLHRKSFYTLNNIPQK, via the coding sequence ATGGTGATTTGCAAAATGCTTCGCACGTTGTGTCCGGTGATTGCTCTGCTTTTGACTGTCCTGTTTGGAGACGTGGTCCGAGCGGATGAAGAGAACGACTACTACCGAATGGTCTCGATCGCCGCTCCCGAAGCACAAACGGAATCTCGCGATCCAAACTGGAAACCTTCCGATGATGGGATCGCGTTGGAGGTAAGTGGGATCGCGGTGCTGAGTCCGTCTCGTTTGGCAGTTGCGATTCGCAAAGGCGAAGTCTGGTTGTTGGATGGAGTGGATGAGGTCACTGGCGACGACGATTCCGAGCGTGTTTCCTATCACCGTTTTGCCACTGCGTTGCATGAGCCACTCGGTTTGCTTCATCACGATGACTCATTGATCACCGTCCAACGAACGGAGATGACCCGTCTGCGAGACACTACCGGCGATGACGTCGCGGATGAATACGAAACGATCGCGTCAGGTTGGGGCGTTTCGGGGCACTACCACGAGTACGCCTACGGTCCGAAGTTGGATCCAGACGGCAATCTTTGGATGACGCTCAACATCGGGATGGGGCTGAAAGGCGAACAGCTGAAACAAATCGTTCCTGATGCACCATTTGGCTATCGCCAGGCGGCGTGGCGCGGTTGGGCGATGAAAGTGACTCCTCGCGGAACCTTGCAACCAGTGTGCGCAGGCATGCGGTCTCCTTCCGGGTTAGGAGCCAACGCGGATGGCGACATGTTTTATACCGACCAACAAGGCAACTGGGTCGCGACGAACTCGCTGAATCATATGCGGCCAGGAGCTTTCTTCCATCATCCAGAATCGCTTGCTTCGATGGAGCTGGAGGGATCAACGATTCACGACGTGGCTAAAGTGCCGAACGGGATCGCTTACCCCGAGGCCCTCAAACGATTTCCGCAGATGCAACCGCCCGCGGTGTGGTTCCCCTACAAGAAGGCCGGTCAATCCGCGACCGATATCCTTCTCGATAGCAGCGGTGGTGGTTTCGGTCCGTTTGCCGGGCAATTGTTCGTTGGCGAGTTCACTCAGGCATCGATCAACCGAGTGTTTCTCGAAAAAGTCGACGGTGAATATCAAGGGGCATGCTTTCCATTCCGGCGCGGATTTGCTTCTGCGGTTTTGCGGATGGCGCAAGCGGAAGATGGAAGCGTCTATGTCGGGCTGACCAATCGTGGTTGGAGCAGTCTGGGTACGTCGCCGTATGGTTTGCAGCGTTTGACCTGGACCGGCGAAACGCCGTTTGAAATCCAAGAGATGCGGGCGAAACCTGATGGCTTTGAACTGGTATTCACTCGCCCGGTGGACGTCGAATCAGCCTCGGATGTCCGGTCCTACGGAATGACCAGTCACACGTACTTGTATCAGTCCAGCTATGGCAGCGACGAAGTCTTGAAACGACATCTCAACATTCGCAAAGCCATTGTGTCCGAAGACCGAATGCGAGTTGAGTTGAAGGTGGACGGATTGCGGGAACTGTTTGTGCACGAACTGGATGCACATGGCGTGTTGGATGCAAACGGGAAACCGCTGCTGCACCGGAAATCGTTCTACACGCTAAACAATATTCCGCAGAAGTGA